In Lactuca sativa cultivar Salinas chromosome 5, Lsat_Salinas_v11, whole genome shotgun sequence, the DNA window acaatatgaaagtaatgggaaaatgtaagtacatagttgtcttttgaattgacatcctaacgtactgattaccttaaaacatgtttgttttattaaggtcataatgtgatggatattacccatactatacgctctccctacaagagattctggggaCCAAACGCAAATTCCGCAAACAAATTGCTAGGCCGTGTAaattcacattaatgttatatgatcatgtatacccaatttactatcaccttttgtttagaaaaatgagttagtgattattggtatagttagatcatgTATTGTTCTCCTGCTATAGcatttagtatgttctttctgttatagtatcttagtgtGTTCCTTCTGTTAtcatgtatagtgtatagtatgccTCTCTTGTTGTATTGTATCtacctccttgtttctctttatagtatgttctagcATCTAGTATGAaatgaacctctaaactatacaccttatagtttactagtattttacttgaactgttattgaaaagactcattttactactatgttatgcttgtactttaaaaacggagttttgttaaactataaagtaacataactttaaaagagtttttgaaatgttttgataacttataaaagacataagcaatcttttaaaagatgtttataacaaacatttacacaattatcattatgttcaacttgtattccctcccccctttaaaagcatttaaaacagttaaaagattcattataggggtatgaactcaccttatgtgggtgattcaaacgaatgtGCGCGTAAGGATGAGTAGTTCCACggatgaagtcccgagacacaaacgagtcctaaatgacatatatggcATGTATTTGCATGAATAAAGTGTTTATAAGtaactaacatgcaaggaaacaccctttcgtactaggaaacacttggactaagtgttagaatcacatgtgattcatctaagGGGAGTGTACAACcacaaagaggagtttacggcccaaatggtatgtctcatggagtttacggccatagggtttacggccctacaggcttacagtcgtaaactcaaggTATCTTGTACCCAAGTGTGTGACAAGGTCCTCTTTGCATCAAGGAAGTGTTCTAGGTCACAAGCTTAGCTTCTAGAAGGGTTTATGGCCAAAATGGCACCtttataagggtttacggccaagggagatgctcttggccgtaaactcctatttttctTGAGAAATGGATGTTTTCAAAGTGTAAATCAAGTGCTTCTAGCATACAACAAGTTAAGGAAGGAGTACTCATGAtattgaagcttgaaagggttgatttcggtccaaaaacactagtgtgttcttggaGATCTAGACAAAAAGGGATGTTTTCATGGATGAATCATGAGGATGAGGCATGATTAAGAAGGATTACAACAACTAGAGGGAAGAATACTTACGTTTTTGGAGGATTTAGATGGAtaacttgatgatacttgagagagtttgaagaGATTTCGGCCAAGGAAGGAAAAGAAtgagaaaaatgaagtgttctCTTATATATAGGAGGGGTTTACGGCCagtcaagagtttacggccgtaaactcttgtgccttggccgtgaactcctttttagGGGTCTTAAGGATTGAATGTTGCACCGAGTCTCTAGTAGGTACATTATGACactcattccttaagtgtactaggcttaaaACCCAATAGGatgacccttaacaaggctagaaggcaataaaattttgggttgtcacaatatgcATGAATTAGAATACCTGGTAATTTAGTGAGCATTAAATTATTAGAGCTAGGATAAAACCAATCTTAGTTAAGCAGTCGAATCATTAAATTAGGTTGTGCTAGAGAATACAAATTATGAATATAATTGTGTTTTGCAAATCAATCGTACATAGCTCCAATCCATTAAGTAATTAATTATGTGTTAACTAATGTGTGAACATACATTGATCTACATGAATTAATTgaatattagtaaatttggaatTGAATTGCTAATACTTTattaattggtaaccaatagTAATGATCATATCTAATTTATAAGTCATTGAGGGAAAGTAGATTCAAACTACCAGAAGTGTTTTTTTataattgaatttgagttaaGAATTAAGTTTTTCTgatcttgcaaaatcagataaaaccccaaaCTTTGTTagaaaattaggttaatttaatagtatatAGGTTAACTAGTCGAAACTGTTCCATGTGTTCGACCCCAACTTACTTTACTACACTacaatctgactaggtacactgcctaggtgcatattattttgttaagttagttaggttataaatttaaaactagtagGTAATTTTGTGCACATCAGATCCTATGAGGACTTTGGCTTTAGGATCCTCGCTGCTCAGGGGTACTTCCTTTATGTTTTGCTCCTTCGTTTCTATAACATGTCGTGCCCCTGCCTTAATTGTTATGTTGGGGTTTTGTTGTAGGCTTCATAGAGGTTTTATAACATTTCTTTGACTCATGTTGATCTCCCATGATCTTTACTATTCCCCACGGAGTTGACATCTTTACACACTGATGATATGTTAATGGAACCGCTTTAATCTCATGGATCCATGGTCTACCTAATATCACATTATAAGAAGATAAGGTGtcaataacacaaaaaacttttgtaTAGAGTTTACCCCCTCTATGTGTATTGGTAGCTTTATCTCCCCTATGGTGTGTTTCGTTTATCCGCTAAATCCTATGACGACCGAAGATTTTTTTATTATCTCCGATTCCGGGATGTCCATCCTCTTCAGTGCATCCAAGAGTATGTTGTTGACCGTGGATCCTCCGTCAACAAGGACCCTTCCGACGAAGTGGTTGGCAATGTACAATGTTATAACGAGTCCATCATGGTGAGGATCCTGGATCTCTTCCCTATCCGTCATGTCAAACGTGATTTCCTTTTCATTGCTAATCGAGGTATTCTTCCATGGTCTATCCTCCttttctgttttagagaccttggcaTGTCTTTTAGCATGAGAATAATAAGTACCACAAATGTTAGATTCGCCTGAGATAACGTTCATTATCTTGGCGTCTGGGGGTGGAGATCCTGGTTTCTCCAGGATCTTGTGACCATCCTAGTTGTTCTCCTTggacttttctttctttctttcgaGGATCTCTTTAAGATGTCCTTTGCTAAGGAGGTAACTGATCTCCTTTCTTAGGGTTATGCAATCCTCCGTTATGTGACCGAAATCTTCATGGTAAGCACACCATTTGGACTTGTCTTTAAACCTGGTGGACTTGTTATCCTTCTTCGGACATCTTGCTTTGTCTCCGAGATCCTGCATAGCATAGATTAAAATTGAAACATCCACAGAAAAACAATAGTCAGTGATCTTAGGAGGTTCCTCTTCCTCTACTTCATCTTCGAGGGAATTAAACCTGTGATGATTTGGTTTGGAATAGGGCTTCGCTTTGTAGGATCTTGGAGTTGAGGATTCGACCTTCCTATTGGGATTATCGTATTGACTTGAAGGGTTGCTCCCCATATGGACTTCTTTATCCTCTTCAATCCTTATGAACCTCAATGCTCGACACCTAACTTCGTCCAATATCTTGCATGGAGTCATCACGAGATCTTCATAGAAGGTTGAATCCTTCCTTAGACCCATcttgaaggtctccacaatagtCTCCATGTTAATTTTGGGGATGCTCAGAGCTTCCCTGCCAAACCTATTAACAAAATCCGTAAGTCGTTCCTTAGGATCCTGAACCACCCGATAGAGATCACTGGTGATCTTCTCGAAGGTTCTACTATAAGAAAACTGGTTATTGAAAATATTGACTAAATGTGCAAAGGAAGTAATAGAATAGGGAGGAATGTTTAGTAGCCATTTAAGAGCTGATCTCATGAGGGTTGAACCAAAGCCTTTGCATACACAAGCTTACTTCAAGTGCAATGGTATGGGAATGATCTCCATCCTTTCTCGGTATTGTGCTACATGCTCTTCAGGATGCATAGTTCCATCGTAAGGTTTCATGCTAGGAGTCTGGAAGCGCTTAGGAACTTTGGTATCAGCTATCGCATGAGCAAATCTTAAGATCCTGTGACTTGTTGGATCTTCTGGTATGGGTTGAAATACCCCGAGTACGCTTGAGATCATCTGTCTCAACTGCTGAATTTCCATAGCCATGTTTAGACTTATTCCTCAGGGTGATGCAGTAGTAGCAGGAGGTGTGTTCTCCTATTGCTTTCCTGAGGATCCTGCATTCTTGAAGTTCAGAATCCTTGGTTGTACAACTATGGGCATCGTTTCCTGGGATCTCTGAAATTCCGCCTTTATCCTCTTCACTTCTCTAAGTAGTGTTCTATTGTCGTCTTGTTGTCGAGTCATCTGTTGTGTCATTTTCCTCATCATAGTGAAGGGTTCAGCGGTAGTAACCAGAGCAGTTGGATCCTGGAGTCCTGAAGATCCCAATCTTCCTTGGTTAGTGACCGGAGGGGTGTTTCTCTTGGAAGTATCAGATGATTTCCTTTGACCAAGGGTTCCACTCTATAACAGCCCAAATTtccaataaaatttttcattttaaataaccaAAACATTTCCAAAAGATATAAAGTCTAATCACATTTGTTTTCAATATCCATAACATCAAACATCTTATtcataatatcagagtgtccccaaaTAAAATGTCAGAGAGTGCATGCCACGCCATCACTGTAatatccataaaattcataaaaatttaaaactttttcaaacatccgaaaaccattatttattacaaaatgttttcaacatagtttcatatcagagaatCCCAGACATCAAAGTCATAAAAGgtgaggaggtgcatgatcaagccttcgccttcccgtgataatccgaagtacctgaaacaaaatccaaaactgtaagctcgaagcttaataagttcccccaaaatacaacGCCATAAAATCCAAAAgaatatcataacaaacatcatGCATATAGAGTtctcagcatgactggaccgcctcaccggcCTTCAGCGTATCTGGCCCAGTCTCAAAaacttcagcatgtctggaccgccctaccgggccttcaACTTGTCTGGACTGTTCACCGGGctttcggcctgactggtacgcctcgttgggccttcagtctatttggGCCGCCATGGGTCTGTTGGCCTATAACACAAAGCGGGACCGCCTCAACCTACTCACAAATacacaatcaacacatagataTCAAACGATGGCTAACATGTACAAAcagtcatacagatctaacagatcactaatcatagcatcatcctatataccataatacagatctaacatatcactaaacatagtaccatcctatataccaggatacagatctaacaaatcactaaacATAGCGTCATGCGATaactaggataacaatccaaaaagggcCGGCCTTAGTGCCTCGACCCTGTTagcatagtgaggaaaactcacctcgcaagtagtgcTGCACCGATAAAATCGAATCTCAACTGCCTGAAACTACCATATGACTAATTCCATTAAAatcccaaattactaaaatacccttagaagtcaaacttggtcaaccatggtcaaagtcata includes these proteins:
- the LOC111917605 gene encoding uncharacterized protein LOC111917605, whose translation is MAMEIQQLRQMISSVLGVFQPIPEDPTSHRILRFAHAIADTKVPKRFQTPSMKPYDGTMHPEEHVAQYRERMEIIPIPLHLKTFEKITSDLYRVVQDPKERLTDFVNRFGREALSIPKINMETIVETFKMGLRKDSTFYEDLVMTPCKILDEVRCRALRFIRIEEDKEVHMGSNPSSQYDNPNRKVESSTPRSYKAKPYSKPNHHRFNSLEDEVEEEEPPKITDYCFSVDVSILIYAMQDLGDKARCPKKDNKSTRFKDKSKWCAYHEDFGHITEDCITLRKEISYLLSKGHLKEILERKKEKSKENN